CGACAGGCATTGCGGCATTCGGGCGGATATCCGAGAATCCGTCCGTCGAACAGTTCCCCTCCCGGGTGTTCATCGTTACGCAGAACAGTGCCGGAGTCACGAGCGGTCAGAATCCGGCTCGGGCGGGCACGAAATGCGTGACCGCACCGGACTCCGCCTAGGAAAGGGACGAAAGTGAAGTTCACCAAGGTTGCCGCAGTCGCCGCCGGTACGCTCATGGCGCTGGGTGCCGCGGCGCCGGCCATGGCCGACGCGGGTGCCGAGGCCATTGCCGCGCACTCCCCGGGCGTGCTGTCCGGCAACGTCATCCAGGCCCCGATCCACATTCCGGTCAACGTCTGCGGCAACACCGTCAACGTGATCGGCCTGCTGAACCCCGCGTTCGGCAACACCTGCATCAACAAGTGACCCTCTGACCGGCCGGGCCGCGTGCCCGTGACCGGTGGGCCCCGGACGGCGGACGCCGTCCGGGGCCTTTTCGCGGCCA
The nucleotide sequence above comes from Streptomyces sp. NBC_01116. Encoded proteins:
- a CDS encoding chaplin, with translation MKFTKVAAVAAGTLMALGAAAPAMADAGAEAIAAHSPGVLSGNVIQAPIHIPVNVCGNTVNVIGLLNPAFGNTCINK